TTGTAAAGCAAGGAATAAACGCTGAAGCTTCGGTAGGTTTAATTTTTAATACCATCGGGGTTAGTGATGGCATCTCTATGGGTACTCCTGGAATGCGTTATTCTTTACCCTCCAGAGATATTATTGCCGATTCCATGGAAACAGTGGTACAAGCCATGAGTTATGATGGTTTGGTAACCGTAGTGGGCTGTGATAAAAATATGCCGGGTGCCCTTATGGCTATGATACGCTTAAACAGACCTTCTATTTTAGTGTATGGTGGTACTATTGCTTCGGGTTGTCATAACGACAAAAAATTAGATGTGGTGTCTGCCTTTGAGGCTTGGGGCGAAAAAGTAGCGGGAACGATGAAAGAGGATGAGTTTCAATGCATCATTAAAAAATCAATTCCAGGTGCTGGTGCTTGTGGCGGAATGTATACCGCAAATACAATGGCATCGGCTATTGAGGCCCTCGGTATGGCTTTGCCTTATAACTCTTCGAACCCTGCCATTAGTAAAAACAAAGAGGCAGAATGTATTAAGGCAGGGAAAATGATGTTTTATTTATTAGAAAAGGATATTAAACCTTTAGATATTATCACTCGAAAATCCATAGAAAATGCGGTTCGCCTCATAACCATTATGGGTGGATCTACCAATGCGGTACTACATTTCTTGGCCATTGCTAGGGCAGCAGCTATTGATTTTAGTTTACAAGATTTTCAACACATTAGCGATACCACACCGTTCATTGCAGATTTAAAACCAAGCGGAAAATACTTAATGGAAGACGTTCACCGAATTGGTGGAATCCCAGCGGTATTAAAATATTTATTAAAAAACGGACTACTACATGGCGATTGTTTAACCGTTACAGGTAAAACCTTAGCAGAAAACTTAGCCGATGTGCCTGATTTAGAGCCAGGGCAAGAGGTAATTAGGCCTTTAGATAATCCAATAAAAGCTACAGGGCATTTGAGAATGTTGTATGGAAACCTAGCAGAAAACGGTTCTGTGGCTAAAATAACAGGTAAAGAAGGTTTAAGATTTCAAGGAACTGCAAAAGTATTTAATAGCGAGTATGATGCTAATGATGGCATTCGAGACGGACAGGTAAAAAAAGGGGATGTAGTGGTTATCCGTTACGAAGGTCCAAAAGGCGGTCCCGGAATGCCAGAAATGCTAAAGCCAACAGCTGCAATTATGGGTGCTGGTGTAGGCAAAGAAGTTGCGCTAATCACGGATGGTCGTTTTTCGGGTGGAACTCATGGTTTTGTGGTAGGACATATTTCTCCAGAAGCTCAGGAAGGTGGCACCATAGCACTTATTAATGATGGTGATATAATTACAATTGATGCCGAAACAAATTCCATTACTCTTGAAGTTTCTACAGAAGAATTGTCGCAACGAAAAGCCTTATGGATTCAGCCTGAATTAAAGTTTAAAAAAGGGGTGTTGTATAAATACGCACGTTCCGTTTCGTCTGCATCCCAAGGATGTGTTACGGATGAATTTTAAAATTATTTTTCATTTCCGTGAAGACGGACATCTTTATTCGAGATACTATGAGTACACAGATTATAAAAGAAAAAAAGACAGAAACGGCCTCAAAAACTACGATAAAAATATCGGGTGCTGAGGCCATAATTCATTGCTTATTAGCGGAAGGTGTTGACTTAATATACGGGTATCCCGGTGGTGCTATCATGCCGGTTTATGATGAATTGTATAAATTTCAAGATAAGCTTACGCATATCTTAACACGTCATGAACAAGGGGCAACGCATGCAGCACAAGGTTATGCGCGTGTTTCTGGTCGTGTAGGGGTAGCCATAGCCACTTCAGGTCCTGGCGCTACAAACTTAGTTACTGGATTGGCGGATGCCCAAATCGATTCTACACCTATGGTCTGTATTACCGGCCAGGTTGGGAGTCATTTATTGGGTTCTGATGCTTTCCAAGAAACTGATATTGTGGGCATATCCACTCCCGTGACCAAGTGGAACTATCAAATAACCAAAGCTTCCGAAATTCCAGCCATTATGGCGAAGGCCTTTTATATCGCTAAATCGGGTCGTCCTGGTCCTGTTTTAATTGATATCACCAAAGACGCTCAGTTTGATACGTTTGAATTTTCTTATGAAAAATGTAAAGGCGTTCGCAGTTATAATCCAGTTCCAAAACCAGACCTTACTAAAATTAGCCAAGCTGCTCAATGGATTAATGAAGCTAAAAAACCTTTTATCGTTTATGGTCAAGGAGTTATTTTAGGGCAAGCTGAAAATGAACTAAAAGAATTAGTTGAAAAAGCAGGAATTCCTGCCGCTTGGACTATTTTAGGCTTATCGGCCATGGATACTGATCATTCGCTAAATGTAGGTATGGTAGGGATGCATGGAAATTACGGACCCAATGTGTTAACCAATGAATGTGATTTATTGATTGCTATCGGAATGCGTTTTGATGACCGTGTTACAGGAAATTTAGCGACCTATGCAAAACAAGCAAAGGTGATTCATTTTGAAATAGACCCGGCAGAAGTCAATAAAAATGTAAAAGCAGATGTGGCGATTTTAGGGAACGCCAAAGAAACATTGCAGTTATTGCTACCTAAAATAAAAGAGAATACGCACGAGGCATGGCATAGCGAATTCAAGAAAAAATACGAGATCGAATTTAACGAAGTCATAGATAAGGAAATAAACCCTACAAAAGATGGCTTAACCATGGCAGAAGTCATTAAAGAGATTAACATCGCTTCAAATAACAATGCCATTATTGTAACCGATGTGGGGCAACACCAAATGGTGGCCTGTCGGTATGCAAAATTCAATCAAACCAAGAGTAATGTTACTTCTGGCGGATTAGGAACTATGGGTTTTGCTTTACCTGCCGCTATTGGTGCTAAAATGGGCGCCGAAGATCGTGAAGTAGTAGCGATTATCGGCGACGGTGGCTACCAAATGACCATTCAAGAATTAGGGGTCATATTTCAACATCAAGTAGCCGTAAAAATAGTAGTATTAAATAATGATCATTTGGGCATGGTGCGTCAATGGCAGGAGTTGTTTTTTGAACGCAGGTATGCGTCTACAGTAATGGTAAATCCTGACTTTGTGAAAATTGCAGAAGGCTATCATATTGAAGCAAAACGAGTAAGTGATCGCAAAGATTTAAAATCCACGGTTCAGGCCATGATGGCCTCAAATAAGCCCTATTTCTTAGAGGTAAAAGTAGAAAAAGAAGATAATGTTTTTCCGATGATTCCCACAGGGGCCTCAGTTTCTGATATTAGATTAAAATAATGCAGTACCTCATTAATGCTTAACACTTGAAGTAGATAACGCAATGGAGAAAAAGTGGTTTACGATATCAATATATTCTGAGAATAATGTTGGTTTATTAAATAGAATTTCGGGTATTTTTCTAAAAAGACATATCAATATAGAGAGCCTTAATGTTTCAAAATCTGAAATCCAAGATGTTTCTAAATTTACGGTAGTTGTTTTTATGGAAGAAGAATTAGCTCGTAAAGTGGTGGGTCAAATTGAAAAACAAATTGAAGTGATAAAAGCCTATTATCACGAAGATGATGACACTATTTATCAAGAATCTGTGTTATTCAAAATAGCGTCAAACCTTTTGTTTGATGAACGTCAGATTCAAAATATCATCAAGGATAGTAACGCAACCATTGTTACCGTTTCTAGAGATTTCTTTGTTTTAGCAAAAACAGGTAGAAAACATGAAATAGACGAAATGTACCAACAATTAGCACCCTTCGGCATCATGCAATTTGTGCGTTCTGGCCGAATAGCAGTCACCAAGGCAGAAATGCCGATATCATCAATTCTAGCAGCATTTAAAAAATAAATACAAATCAATTTTAAAATAAACGAGTTTATACCATGGCAAATTATTTCAATACTCTTTCCTTACGAGAAAAATTAACCCAATTAGGACAATGTAGGTTCATGTCTACCCATGAATTTACCGATGGTGTAGCGGCTTTAAAAGGTAAAAAAATTGTGATTGTAGGTTGTGGAGCGCAAGGCCTAAATCAAGGTTTAAATATGCGTGATTCTGGATTAGATATTGCTTACACGCTACGTGAAGCCGCCATAAAAGAACAACGACAATCTTATAAAAATGCCAAAGAAAATGGCTTTACCGTGGATAGCTACGAGGCCCTAATTCCAAGTGCAGACCTAGTGATTAATTTAACACCAGATAAGCAACACACTAGTGTTGTAAAAGCCATAATGCCTTTGATGAAAAAGGGAGCCACCTTGTCCTATTCACATGGGTTTAATATTGTGGAAGAGGGTACACAAATCCGTAAAGATTTAACCGTTATTATGGTGGCGCCAAAATGCCCAGGTTCAGAAGTTAGGGAAGAATATAAGAGAGGTTTTGGCGTACCTACCTTAATTGCAGTCCACCCTGATAATGATCCTCAAAATAAAGGATTTGAACAAGCCAAAGCCTATGCTGTCGCTACAGGTGGTGATAAAGCAGGAGTATTAGAGTCATCATTCGTTGCTGAGGTAAAGTCTGATTTAATGGGTGAACAAACCATTCTTTGTGGTTTGCTACAAACAGGCTCAATTCTTTGTTTTAATAAAATGATAGCGAAAGGTATCGATGCAGGATATGCCTCAAAATTAATACAATACGGCTGGGAAACCGTTACTGAAGGTTTAAAATATGGGGGCATAACCCATATGATGGATCGGTTGTCAAATCCTGCTAAAATAAAAGCATTTGAATTATCAGAAGAATTAAAAGACATTATGAGACCCCTTTTTCAAAAGCATATGGATGATATTATCGAAGGAGAGTTTTCAAAAACCATGATGGAAGATTGGGCGAATGAGGATAAAAACTTATTAACTTGGAGAGCAGCAACAGGGGAAACTGCTTTTGAAAAAACGCCAGCCGGGAATGATAAAATTTCTGAACAAGAATATTATGATCATGGAGTTTTAATGGTAGCCATGGTTAGGGCAGGTGTAGAATTAGCTTTTGAAGCTATGACCGAATCTGGTATTGTTGCAGAATCTGCTTATTATGAATCTTTACATGAAACTCCCTTAATTGCTAATACCATTGCCCGAAAAAAATTATTCGAAATGAATCGCGTAATTTCAGATACGGCAGAGTACGGTTGTTATTTGTTTGACCATGCCTGCAAACCATTACTAAGCGATTTTATGAAAAAAATAGATACGGATGTGATTGGTAAAAAATTCGGTGAAGGCAAAGGCAACGGAATTGATAATGCCAAATTAATACATGTCAACAAAGCATTAAGATCGCATCCTGTTGAAATTGTTGGTGCACGATTAAGAGCCTCTATGACGGCGATGAAACCAATAGTATAAGCAGGCATTAGTTATAAATCGAGCAGAAATTTTAGTGCAAAAAATACATAACTGGGCAGCAATATTTTCAAGAAAATTGATGCTAGTTGTTTTTTGTGTTTTACACACAGCATAAAGTAACTGTTGGGAAAAAAGATTTATTTGAGTACCTTGTTTAAAAAAATGAAAATGACTAAAACCACAATGAGAATTCCGGAAGAGTATCAAATTAATACGACCATAGCACAAAAAACCTATTTGGTAGATGGGGTGTTAAAATCTTGGACAGGTGCAACTACGAACGTGTATTCCACCATATCTTCCACCGAAAAATACGAACCAACCTTACTAGGAAGTATTCCAGATATGGGTGAATCGGAGGCTTTAGAGGCTTTAGATGCTGC
The sequence above is drawn from the Cellulophaga sp. Hel_I_12 genome and encodes:
- the ilvD gene encoding dihydroxy-acid dehydratase: MELNKYSKTVTQDPTQPAAKAMLYGIGFKDEDFEKPIIGVASTGYEGNPCNMHLNDLAKLVKQGINAEASVGLIFNTIGVSDGISMGTPGMRYSLPSRDIIADSMETVVQAMSYDGLVTVVGCDKNMPGALMAMIRLNRPSILVYGGTIASGCHNDKKLDVVSAFEAWGEKVAGTMKEDEFQCIIKKSIPGAGACGGMYTANTMASAIEALGMALPYNSSNPAISKNKEAECIKAGKMMFYLLEKDIKPLDIITRKSIENAVRLITIMGGSTNAVLHFLAIARAAAIDFSLQDFQHISDTTPFIADLKPSGKYLMEDVHRIGGIPAVLKYLLKNGLLHGDCLTVTGKTLAENLADVPDLEPGQEVIRPLDNPIKATGHLRMLYGNLAENGSVAKITGKEGLRFQGTAKVFNSEYDANDGIRDGQVKKGDVVVIRYEGPKGGPGMPEMLKPTAAIMGAGVGKEVALITDGRFSGGTHGFVVGHISPEAQEGGTIALINDGDIITIDAETNSITLEVSTEELSQRKALWIQPELKFKKGVLYKYARSVSSASQGCVTDEF
- the ilvB gene encoding biosynthetic-type acetolactate synthase large subunit; the encoded protein is MSTQIIKEKKTETASKTTIKISGAEAIIHCLLAEGVDLIYGYPGGAIMPVYDELYKFQDKLTHILTRHEQGATHAAQGYARVSGRVGVAIATSGPGATNLVTGLADAQIDSTPMVCITGQVGSHLLGSDAFQETDIVGISTPVTKWNYQITKASEIPAIMAKAFYIAKSGRPGPVLIDITKDAQFDTFEFSYEKCKGVRSYNPVPKPDLTKISQAAQWINEAKKPFIVYGQGVILGQAENELKELVEKAGIPAAWTILGLSAMDTDHSLNVGMVGMHGNYGPNVLTNECDLLIAIGMRFDDRVTGNLATYAKQAKVIHFEIDPAEVNKNVKADVAILGNAKETLQLLLPKIKENTHEAWHSEFKKKYEIEFNEVIDKEINPTKDGLTMAEVIKEINIASNNNAIIVTDVGQHQMVACRYAKFNQTKSNVTSGGLGTMGFALPAAIGAKMGAEDREVVAIIGDGGYQMTIQELGVIFQHQVAVKIVVLNNDHLGMVRQWQELFFERRYASTVMVNPDFVKIAEGYHIEAKRVSDRKDLKSTVQAMMASNKPYFLEVKVEKEDNVFPMIPTGASVSDIRLK
- the ilvN gene encoding acetolactate synthase small subunit, which produces MEKKWFTISIYSENNVGLLNRISGIFLKRHINIESLNVSKSEIQDVSKFTVVVFMEEELARKVVGQIEKQIEVIKAYYHEDDDTIYQESVLFKIASNLLFDERQIQNIIKDSNATIVTVSRDFFVLAKTGRKHEIDEMYQQLAPFGIMQFVRSGRIAVTKAEMPISSILAAFKK
- the ilvC gene encoding ketol-acid reductoisomerase, which encodes MANYFNTLSLREKLTQLGQCRFMSTHEFTDGVAALKGKKIVIVGCGAQGLNQGLNMRDSGLDIAYTLREAAIKEQRQSYKNAKENGFTVDSYEALIPSADLVINLTPDKQHTSVVKAIMPLMKKGATLSYSHGFNIVEEGTQIRKDLTVIMVAPKCPGSEVREEYKRGFGVPTLIAVHPDNDPQNKGFEQAKAYAVATGGDKAGVLESSFVAEVKSDLMGEQTILCGLLQTGSILCFNKMIAKGIDAGYASKLIQYGWETVTEGLKYGGITHMMDRLSNPAKIKAFELSEELKDIMRPLFQKHMDDIIEGEFSKTMMEDWANEDKNLLTWRAATGETAFEKTPAGNDKISEQEYYDHGVLMVAMVRAGVELAFEAMTESGIVAESAYYESLHETPLIANTIARKKLFEMNRVISDTAEYGCYLFDHACKPLLSDFMKKIDTDVIGKKFGEGKGNGIDNAKLIHVNKALRSHPVEIVGARLRASMTAMKPIV